A genomic segment from Spinacia oleracea cultivar Varoflay chromosome 3, BTI_SOV_V1, whole genome shotgun sequence encodes:
- the LOC130469592 gene encoding uncharacterized protein, giving the protein MAALTRFISKSADKSLPFFQVLKGNKTFKWGEEQEKAFKEVKNHLKSLPTIARPEVGDILQLYISASKKTVAAALVVEKDKIQQPVYFVSHILNPAEQRYPLIEKMAFAIMIAARKLKPYFDAHKVQVLTNQPLEKSLQRLDTSGRLLKWAVELSEYDIEYKPRTAIKAQALADFIAEASYEEEEEPLGTWQISVDGSAAVTGSGAGIIMVSPEGNIFEYAIKFKFKASNNEAEYEAAIAGIQMCKAADAKKIVLKTDSQLVASQYRGEYEAREPSMQRYLALMKEAVAQLESFEIQLVPRAENSQADALSKLASSTLQDLERTVMVEVQEEKSIDKKPVVNFIDTEPQWYDSIVSYKLGRGLPTAEQEQKKVKRNEHWFVIYQGKLYKKSFSLPLLRCISAEESQRVIEEIHEGICGNHIGGRTLALKALRAGYYWPTMVSDSQAYVKKCDKCQKFAPVINQPSNDLQPIINPIPFAQWGMDILGPFTAASGGRKFLIVAVDYFTKWIEAEPTKSITAKRMKDFIWKNIVTRFGIPESLVFDHGTQFDCTPIKDYCAELRIKFAYASVCHPQSNGQAEAANKQILGALRKKVEDFKGAWADLIPEILWSNRTTEKEATGESPYKLAFGAEAVLPVEVGLPSFRVQYYEEGTNEQRMREALDLLPEVRLQAELKLAANKEKMSRAYNKRVKHRPMQVGDLVLRRTAATGKGKAEGKFSANWEGPYQITKEVAPGSYHLMTMEGRELKNSWNANMLKKYYV; this is encoded by the coding sequence ATGGCAGCACTCACCAGGTTCATCAGCAAGTCCGCAGACAAGTCTCTCCCCTTTTTCCAGGTGCTAAAGGGAAACAAAACATTTAAGTGGGGAGAGGAGCAAGAGAAAGCATTCAAGGAGGTGAAGAACCATTTGAAAAGCCTCCCAACCATAGCCAGACCAGAAGTGGGGGACATATTACAGCTATACATCTCTGCCTCCAAGAAAACTGTAGCAGCAGCTCTGGTAGTCGAGAAGGATAAAATCCAGCAGCCAGtctactttgtcagccacatcCTCAACCCAGCAGAACAGAGGTACCCCCTGATTGAAAAAATGGCCTTCGCCATCATGATAGCTGCCAGGAAATTGAAACCATACTTTGACGCGCATAAAGTGCAAGTGTTGACTAATCAGCCTTTAGAGAAGTCATTGCAGAGGCTAGATACCTCTGGTAGACTCCTGAAATGGGCAGTGGAACTCTCAGAATATGACATCGAGTACAAACCCAGAACCGCCATAAAAGCACAGGCACTGGCAGATTTCATTGCAGAGGCATCATACGAGGAGGAGGAAGAACCATTGGGGACTTGGCAGATCTCAGTAGACGGCTCCGCCGCAGTCACAGGGTCGGGCGCAGGTATCATAATGGTGTCACCAGAAGGCAACATTTTCGAATATGCtataaaatttaaattcaaaGCTTCAAATAACGAAGCAGAGTATGAGGCGGCAATCGCAGGAATCCAGATGTGCAAAGCAGCAGATGCTAAGAAAATAGTGCTCAAAACCGATTCACAGCTGGTGGCCAGCCAATATAGAGGCGAATATGAAGCCAGAGAACCGTCTATGCAGAGGTACTTGGCCTTGATGAAAGAAGCAGTAGCCCAGCTAGAAAGCTTTGAGATTCAACTGGTTCCCAGGGCAGAGAACAGTCAAGCAGACGCCCTATCCAAGTTAGCAAGTTCGACGCTACAGGACTTGGAAAGAACAGTGATGGTAGAGGTCCAGGAAGAAAAGAGCATTGACAAAAAGCCTGTAGTCAACTTCATTGACACTGAGCCACAGTGGTATGACAGTATAGTCTCATACAAGCTGGGAAGGGGCCTTCCCACAGCAGAGCAAGAGCAGAAAAAAGTAAAACGAAACGAGCATTGGTTCGTCATTTACCAGGGTAAACTGTACAAGAAATCATTTTCGTTGCCTCTGCTGAGATGCATATCAGCAGAGGAGTCACAAcgagtcattgaagaaatacacgAGGGAATATGTGGAAACCACATAGGCGGCAGGACATTAGCCTTGAAAGCTCTCAGAGCAGGATATTATTGGCCAACCATGGTAAGTGATTCTCAAGCATATGTTAAAAAGTGCGACAAGTGCCAGAAATTCGCCCCAGTGATCAACCAACCCTCTAATGACTTACAGCCAATCATCAACCCCATACCATTCGCCcagtggggaatggatattCTGGGACCATTCACAGCAGCAAGCGGGGGAAGAAAATTTCTGATCGTGGCAGTTGACTATTTTACTAAGTGGATCGAGGCAGAGCCCACTAAAAGCATAACAGCCAAACGGATGAAGGATTTCATCTGGAAGAACATTGTGACAAGGTTCGGCATCCCAGAAAGTTTGGTCTTCGATCATGGAACACAGTTCGACTGCACTCCTATAAAGGATTATTGCGCTGAACTAAGAATAAAATTCGCATACGCATCTGTGTGCCATCCCCAGAGCAATGGTCAGGCAGAGGCAGCAAATAAACAAATCCTGGGAGCACTGCGAAAGAAGGTAGAAGATTTTAAGGGTGCATGGGCCGACCTTATTCCAGAGATCTTATGGTCCAACAGGAccactgaaaaagaagcaacagGAGAAAGTCCTTACAAACTAGCTTTTGGGGCTGAGGCGGTCCTGCCTGTCGAAGTGGGTCTACCTAGCTTTAGAGTGCAGTACTATGAGGAAGGCACTAATGAGCAGCGTATGAGGGAAGCATTAGATCTCTTACCAGAAGTCAGGCTGCAAGCAGAACTCAAGTTGGcagcaaacaaagaaaaaatgagCAGGGCATACAACAAGAGGGTAAAGCACAGACCTATGCAAGTGGGGGATCTGGTCCTCAGAAGAACAGCTGCCACTGGAAAGGGAAAGGCAGAAGGAAAATTCTCTGCCAATTGGGAAGGACCTTACCAGATCACAAAAGAGGTAGCCCCAGGCTCATACCATCTAATGACGAtggaaggaagagaattgaagAATAGCTGGAATGCCAACATGCTAAAGAAATACTATGTATAG